The following are from one region of the Salminus brasiliensis chromosome 14, fSalBra1.hap2, whole genome shotgun sequence genome:
- the LOC140576832 gene encoding large ribosomal subunit protein eL22-like: MSLLKRRPATKGGKKKKQVLKFTLDCTHPVEDGIMDAANFEQFLQERIKVNGKAGNLGGGVVSIERSKSKITVSSEVPFSKRYLKYLTKKYLKKNNLRDWLRVVANTKESYELRYFQINQDEEEDEDED; the protein is encoded by the exons ATGTCTCTGCTG aAAAGGCGACCCGCCACCAAAGGTGGTAAGAAAAAGAAGCAGGTCCTGAAGTTCACTCTGGACTGTACTCACCCAGTAGAAGATGGCATTATGGATGCAGCCAACTTT GAGCAGTTCCTGCAGGAGCGCATCAAAGTGAATGGCAAAGCTGGTAACCTGGGAGGTGGAGTTGTATCCATTGAAAGAAGCAAAAGCAAGATCACTGTATCTTCTGAGGTTCCCTTTTCTAAAAG gtACCTGAAATATCTCACCAAGAAGTATTTGAAGAAGAACAACCTCAGAGACTGGCTCCGTGTTGTGGCAAACACTAAAGAGAGCTATGAACTTCGTTACTTCCAGATCAACcaggatgaagaggaggatgaggatgaggattaA